The following are encoded together in the Robertmurraya sp. FSL R5-0851 genome:
- a CDS encoding phage tail tape measure protein — translation MADNFGLRIGVEGEKDFKNALKDINRNFKVLGSEMKLVTAQFDRQDQSIEALTARNGALTKSVDAQKDKISTLEAALRNAADSFGENDRRTQNWQIQLNNAKSELMKMERELENNNQAINQLNEGFDEAEEEVEQFADEVQNAADETENASGRFEKLGGVLKGISATIGAAVAAIGTAAIATGASLIKLGDEYNMAVNQISASTGATGAELEELGEIAQNVYKHNFGDSLDDVAVGISEVQKITGLMGDELEKATESGFALRKTFDFDMQESARAASALMKNFGISADEAYNIIAVGAQNGADKNGDLLDTLNEYSVQYASLGLSADEFIASLIGGAESGAFSIDKVGDAVKEFNIRAKDGSNTSMEAFTALGLNAEEMMNKFAQGGETANAAFFSVIEKLQEIEDPLLKNTIGVQLFGTQFEDLEANVLPVLAGIKDSTVASGDALAQITEVKYDNLTDGIEGVKRSLQGVFLPAVSEVSAGITDLFSGLSNVINEADGDFEKIAEVIGETVAGITELITEQLPQFVTLGLQIIMSLVGAIVENLPMIIDSAMQIVTTLLQGLIEALPQITEGALYLVLSLVDGIIANLPALIEAALTMIVTLATGIGEALPNLIPSIVAAILLIVETIINNLGLVLDAAFKIIEGLAVGIINALPRLIEALPAIISSIINFITSNLPMIVEMGIKLIIQLAAGLIRAVPQLVAQLPQIVSAIIVGIGKAAISIGQVGVNIVRGLWNGIASMVGWIKDKVSSFVGGIVSSVKGILGIRSPSRVFAGIGENMGEGIGVGFPDAMGNVEKEMEGAIPTDFDLNMDSVVTGVEGGKSGASFDVTIPLTIDGNVLTRIIAQLQWNQNTVTVRNLGVAGS, via the coding sequence GTGGCAGACAATTTCGGGCTCAGAATTGGTGTTGAAGGAGAAAAGGATTTTAAGAATGCACTAAAGGACATCAATCGAAACTTTAAAGTATTAGGTAGTGAAATGAAACTCGTAACCGCCCAATTCGATAGGCAAGATCAATCGATCGAAGCTCTTACTGCAAGAAATGGAGCGCTCACCAAGTCGGTTGATGCTCAAAAGGATAAAATCAGTACATTAGAAGCTGCCCTGAGAAATGCGGCGGATTCTTTTGGAGAGAACGACAGACGAACTCAAAATTGGCAAATTCAACTGAATAATGCCAAATCAGAATTGATGAAAATGGAGCGGGAGCTTGAAAATAATAACCAAGCCATTAATCAGCTAAATGAAGGATTTGATGAAGCTGAAGAGGAAGTGGAGCAGTTTGCTGACGAAGTACAAAATGCAGCAGATGAGACTGAAAATGCTTCTGGCCGCTTTGAAAAGTTAGGTGGCGTCTTAAAAGGTATCAGTGCGACGATTGGTGCAGCAGTAGCTGCTATTGGAACAGCAGCAATCGCGACAGGGGCCAGCCTGATAAAACTTGGTGATGAATACAATATGGCCGTCAACCAAATCTCTGCTTCAACAGGTGCAACAGGTGCAGAGCTTGAGGAATTGGGTGAAATTGCCCAAAACGTGTACAAGCATAATTTCGGTGACAGCTTGGATGATGTGGCTGTAGGAATTTCAGAGGTACAAAAGATAACCGGACTCATGGGTGATGAGCTAGAAAAAGCCACCGAGTCCGGTTTTGCTTTGAGGAAAACCTTTGACTTCGATATGCAAGAATCTGCTCGAGCGGCAAGTGCTCTCATGAAAAACTTTGGGATCTCTGCAGATGAAGCTTATAACATCATTGCTGTGGGTGCCCAAAACGGAGCTGATAAAAACGGTGACCTTTTAGATACTTTGAATGAATACTCTGTTCAATATGCATCCCTTGGTCTTAGTGCGGATGAGTTTATAGCTAGTTTAATAGGCGGAGCAGAAAGTGGAGCATTCAGTATTGATAAGGTCGGGGATGCTGTTAAGGAATTTAATATCAGGGCCAAAGATGGAAGTAATACGAGTATGGAAGCTTTCACGGCTTTGGGCCTCAATGCAGAAGAGATGATGAATAAGTTTGCCCAGGGCGGTGAGACTGCAAATGCTGCCTTCTTCAGTGTCATCGAAAAACTACAAGAAATTGAAGATCCTCTCCTCAAAAATACGATTGGTGTGCAGCTATTTGGTACTCAGTTTGAAGACTTGGAGGCAAATGTACTTCCTGTTCTTGCTGGGATAAAAGACAGTACTGTAGCTAGCGGAGACGCATTGGCCCAAATAACAGAGGTCAAATATGACAACCTAACTGATGGCATTGAGGGGGTAAAACGTTCCTTACAAGGCGTGTTTTTGCCTGCTGTGAGCGAAGTGTCTGCAGGAATCACTGATTTATTTTCTGGCTTATCGAATGTGATTAATGAAGCAGACGGGGATTTTGAAAAAATTGCAGAGGTGATTGGTGAGACCGTTGCTGGTATAACTGAACTCATTACCGAGCAGTTGCCTCAGTTCGTTACATTAGGGCTTCAAATCATTATGTCCCTTGTTGGTGCCATTGTAGAAAACCTTCCAATGATCATCGATTCTGCCATGCAAATTGTAACGACTCTACTTCAGGGACTTATTGAGGCTCTGCCTCAAATCACAGAAGGAGCTCTTTACCTTGTCCTTAGTTTAGTAGATGGAATTATTGCCAATCTGCCTGCATTAATCGAAGCGGCACTCACTATGATTGTGACCCTGGCAACTGGTATTGGTGAGGCCCTGCCAAACTTGATTCCATCGATTGTAGCAGCAATTCTATTAATCGTGGAAACAATTATAAACAATCTCGGATTGGTGTTGGATGCGGCTTTTAAAATTATAGAAGGTTTGGCGGTAGGGATTATTAATGCCTTACCAAGATTAATTGAAGCCTTACCAGCCATTATTTCATCGATTATAAATTTTATTACTAGTAATCTACCAATGATTGTTGAAATGGGAATTAAGCTAATCATTCAATTAGCTGCTGGTTTAATTCGGGCGGTTCCTCAGCTTGTGGCACAGTTACCACAAATCGTTTCTGCAATTATTGTAGGGATTGGAAAAGCGGCTATTTCAATTGGTCAAGTAGGGGTAAACATCGTCCGAGGACTTTGGAACGGTATTGCTTCCATGGTTGGGTGGATTAAGGATAAGGTCAGTAGCTTTGTTGGAGGCATTGTTAGTAGCGTGAAAGGGATTCTTGGGATTCGTTCACCTTCCAGAGTCTTCGCTGGTATCGGGGAGAACATGGGTGAAGGAATTGGTGTTGGTTTTCCAGATGCGATGGGCAATGTAGAAAAAGAAATGGAAGGCGCTATTCCTACTGATTTTGATTTAAATATGGATAGTGTGGTCACTGGAGTTGAAGGAGGAA